The genomic DNA CTAGCCATTATTGCCTTTTTATAACATATTTCTATTTTGCTATCAAACAGTGTTTTGAACTTGCCCTGCAATTCCTGCAATATTCTATTTTCTGTAGTCTCGTTCGGGTCCTTTTCCTGATTTTGGTTCGGATTATTGTTCTTCTCCTCTTCCGGATTACTTTTGTTCTCCTCTTCCGGATTACTTTTGTTCTCCTCGTTCAGGGTCTCTTTGGGCTTGGGGTATCCATATGATACGCTCTGGATCTTTTCCTTCTCACTAGACTTATCACAGCTAGCCACTACACTTACTACTGTAACCAAATAAACTAAAGTTGATTTATAGGAATATTGCATATAATTTTATACTTTAATATCAAAAGCGTACCTTTTTAAAAATTGTTATTTGGTTGGTAGAATTAAGTTTAAAGAGTTGTCATAAGGATTAATCTATTATGGCCACAAAAAATGGCGTTCTATTTAATAATCAACAATATTTATGTCCTAAGTTGACACCATTGTCCGAACAGATACAAATAATTTGATGCTCAATCAAATCAAGTCCCTAAGGGTATTGTGCTACATTCCTTTATCGGTGGTTATGGTGTTTTGGGTGCTTGTTTGATATTGATAACTAGCTTAGCTATTGTGCTATTTAACTTCTCCTGATACCTCTTATGCGTCTCTTCATGTGTTGTTATGCTTTGCGTTAATTTTGGAGTAAATATTTTTATAGCCTGATCGGTGGTTTTGAAGCCATCCTGTTTTAGATTATACACCAGAAGCAGATCTTCTGGCTCTTTAAGATAACCGTAACCGAAAGCGCATTTAGCTATATCATTCGCATAGGCCTGCTCTATCTGTAATAGATTTCTTAATTCTGTGTTAGAAATCAATGTAGAATTCTTGCCTTTTAGGGCATCGTTAACCAACTGCTTTACACATGCTATAATATAAGGCGGTTGATTGGGCTGCTTAGTATATAGATCAAACAGCCTCCCCTGCTCTTCATCGGTCAATTTATTATACCACCCTTTGATATGCTCTATATATTGCTTGCAGTAATCTATGAATTGTATAATATGAGTATTCTTAGACTCCATTAAGACTATTGGGTTGCATGCCTGCTTTATTCTAAGTACTACCTCCTTCTCGGGGGATAACTGCTGTTTCGTGTTGAGCTCACTATTTGTTTCCGTTACGGCTTCATTGATGCGTTCGTTTACCGACTTTTTTAGCTCATCCATAGGGTAATTTTCTGTTCCAGCGAACATTTTTTCTGTTCGCTTTTTCTTCTCTTCTTCCCTTTGTTCCAATTCCTCCAATCTTTGGTTGGTTTTGTACAGATCATAGTCTTTAAAACCTGTTATTAAACTGATAATGTCTTTCTGGTAATTTATTACACGTTGCTTGAATGTATCTTCAATTAGGCTCCTGCTCTTCTCTATATCATTAGCATTTAGAATCAAACTACTACATTTCAGCTCGCGATTTGTAACCATGTCTGCTATTAGGTTATTAAACTTCTCCCTTGTAGGAGGGAGCCAGTTAACTTGTAGTTCATTGCATTGGTTGTGAAGAACTGTTAATACCTTGTCGCCATTGTTTTCCGGCTTATATTCGTTCTCTAGGTAATCAGTTATCTGACGAAGTTCCTCAAAGGGCAATTCAAGCAGCAAAGCTTTAGAATGATCTTTAGCCTTATTAAGATAATCTGCTATATCCTGTATACCCCCTTGTTGTTCTAGGAAACTTTTAAGGTCATTATACTCCGCATGTTCTGTTGTTGTTAGCTGCTTACAGAACCAATCTATTACACCGTTCTTAGTAACAAGAATATTTGTTACTTTTTCATTCCATACTGTTTCAAACCGCTGTCTCAATTCCTCTAATGCTACGTCTTCCTTATTTTCTTTTACTTCTTGTATGGGGGATGCTTCCGGATTATTGTTCTTCTCCTCTTCCGGATCACTTTTCTTCTCCTCGTTCAGGGTCTCTTTGGGCTTGGAGTATATATGTGCTATGCTCTTAACTGGCTCCTTCTTGCTACAGTTGTTAGCAGTCATGGTTACTACTGTCATCAAATAAACTAAGAGCGATTTGTAGGAATATTGCATATAATTTTATATTTTAAATTTAAAAGCCTAATGTTGTTAAAAACTGTTATTGGCTTATAAAAAAATTTTTGTTCAACCTTTTGGTTGCTTTGCCTTACAAGCAAAGTAAAATGACCACTGGCAATAAAGTGGCGCAGGTAACTTATGCCCTATCCAATTCAACAAAAAAGATTAGGCAAATTTATAAAAATTAATAGAAAATACCTATTATATAGCTGATTTTCTTCGCGCAAGTGGGGTATCTATTCACGTCACTGGTTAATAATGAATTTTATCCTTTATAAAAAAAGTGGGCAAAAAATCAAGCCCTCGGTAAAAAGCTGGGGCATTTTTCTGCTATGGCCATAGCGTTGAGCGCATACGCTACGTTTGGCTGAAAAAGCAAGTGGCTAATCCATTACCAGCCGCAGCGTCTCCTTCGATAAAAAAATGGCGCTCTAGTAAAACACTGACACCTGAGCGATATATTTTTCAGCCCCCACCCACACCGCGGGTTATACCCAACAGTGTGGGTTATACCCAAAAAAGAAACTTCATAGAATATAGAATGAAGTTTCTTAGAAGCGGATTAGAAAATCGTCTGTTTGAAGCCCGCTTGCGGGCTGAGTTCACGATTTTCCCGCTGAAAAAGATATCGATTCAGCTATTTACTATCGGGCCAGACTTTTTATCGAAGGAGATCAGGGGCCCAGCCACAGGCCTGAATAGATACTTTTAAAGTACTACAGTTGGTTGAGTAGCTATTGCTGAATTTTGTTCAATTCATTTTCCCATTGTTTTAGCTTGCCTTGTATGCTGTTTGTGTCGTAACTATTAAGCTTGCTTTCTAGTGCATTTTGGAATTCTTTTGGTGTTTGTGCTAGAATTGTTTGCCTCCTCATATAGGTAGCAAGCAGTTCCCACCTCTTTTTTAGCGCTTCTATTTGCATATATAAAAATGTCTTTTCTTTAGGTTCAGTAGAGGCTATATTTATTTTTGCACAATTGATTTCTAGTATCACACGGTTATGGTTCGGCGTAGATGCAGCGCAAGTTTCCAGTAAAGCAATCAGCCCTTCTAATTCGTTAGCAGGTAATCTAAGACACCAATCTTGAAGACTCTCTAGATAGGCAGTATAATAATCCGCTAGTTGCTGATAACCATCTAGTGATATATGGTATGCCTTGTATGCTTCATTGAATCCTGGCAGCTTATTTATGATCTCTTTGATGGTACGCATGACATCATCCTTATAGTTATAACCAATTTTTACATTGCTATTGTATACCATTTTGAACTTTTCCTGCAGTGGCTTTTGGAGTGCTTCGCTTAAATCTTTTATGCGCTTGTTGTCACCTTCAATATACTGTTGGTTTACCGCTGTTATTGATTGGTGAAATTCTTGTGGTATTTCCTTTAGGGTTGCTGGATTGTTCCTGCAAGCAATAAGGAGCGGCACTCTGTCTTTTTCGTATTGATACCATACCTTTCGCAACTCTTGCCTTATATCGTCTCCAATTTCTTGCTGCAATTTCTGCAATTCCTGCAACTCCTGGCTGATATCGTATTCGGTTGATTGCGGTCCAATAAGATACCCACTTAGAAAGTTTTTTAATCCACGCTCACCCTTTTCTATGCTAGCAACCACTAGCTCCAATTGCTTATAGGGCAATCTAAGGCACCATTCCTTGAACTGCTGTAGAAAAAGCCCATATAGTTCTACTAGTTGTGTTACCTCAGGGAGATTATTCTTAAGGATAAGACCGCATAATTGGTTGCGCAATTGATTTTGCCGTTCTATGGATAATTTGGGTATGGTTACCATATATTCAGTTAGGATATTTAGTATGTTCTGTTGAGTATTAGTCATTTTTTGTTCCCATAGAACTTTGACCTTTTCCTGTGCTAGATGCTGTTGTGCAGCTTCGCTTGGGTTACTTTCTGCAATTTCCATGGATGAAGTTTCATCTCCATCTTTACAACTTGTAAATAAGATTGTGGACAAACAGAGCACAGTCGCTGTATAAGAATGTTTCATATAATTTTATAATATCAAAAAAGCTAACATAGATACTACTGTAGAGGTGGTTATTGCTTTATTTAAAAAAATGCATGAGCATGCACTACTATATAATTAGCTTCTTTTTGATCATATTTGATGCAAACAAAAGACATGATCGGCGATTCCTTAAGCTAAGGCTCCGACAAATTTATAAAAAAATGCATAGAAGATATATCTTCTATGCATTTTTTCGATCTGATACTGATCTTTTTGAGTACTTATCGATTATATGTAGCTTTATACACTATAAAAATCAAGCAAGTTACCAAGCTGATTGCATAAGCTGTAATAATTCGTATCTATTCACGTAACTGGTTAATAATGAATTGTATTTCACTTTATTCTTGATAAAAAAGTGGACAAAAAATCAAGTTCTGGGCAAAAAGTTGGGGCATTTTACTGCTATGGCCTTAGCGTTAAACGCATACGCTACGTTTGGCTGAAAAAGCAAGTGGCTAATCCATTGCCAGCCGCCGCGTCTCCTGCGATAAAAAAATGGCGCTCTAGTAGACCTCTTGCAAAACCTACTTTGTGATGAGCAATTTTTAGGAGAAGTGTAGTCGAGCACCGCAGAATACTTAATGTATTTGAGGAGCATAGACAAGCTTCGACACCAAAATTGCCATTAGAAATAGGTTTGCAAGAGGTCTAGTAAAACACTAACTCCTGAGCGATATCTTTTTCAGCGGATTAGAAAATCGTCTGTTTGAAGCCCGCTTGCGGGCTGAGTTCACGATTTTCCCGCTGAAAAATATATCGATTCAGCTATTTACTATCGGGCCAGACTTTTTATCGAAGGAGATAAGGCGGCCAGCCAGAGGCATGAATAGATACAATAATTCGATGGTTTTGTCTTAGCTATGTTAGCTAGCATCAGTGATCGATACTACATACGCTCCAATAGAGAAAGTGCTTTTGGGGGAAGAATGTAGCAAAGCTTGCACTACAACAAATTCAAGCCCAAGCCTACCATATGGAGTTATTGAATTACCCTTATATAGATGAAGTAGTGGAATGCGGTGTTGCCTTTTCAGAGAAATCGGTTGTAGCGGCTTACGCTACTTATGACCTGCTTCATAAGCAGGCTGGAGTGATTATGTTAACTGCTCAATATAGCCAGGAAGAGTGGGAGGAGTAAATCCATATGTTCTAATTGATTCTATGTTGATCAGAAAGTCAGCCTGGCTGACGTGTAGTTCGGATCGATTTTCTATTGAATTTTTTTCATCATTCTGTCTATGGCTTTGTTTAGCATTGTCTTTTTGGCCTTCTTACGCACTTCTTCACGGTCTTTCTCTGGCATTTCCAGAGGAAATATTGTTAGGAGATCTTCTTGCATTTCCTCTGGAAATCCCTCTAAGCTTCCTGGTTGTCGTATCCACTTAGCAAAATATTGCCAAAGTATCTCAACTAGTTTAACTTGGCATTTAACCGGTTCTTCTATGTTGTTAACATATGAATCATCAGCTTGCCGCCGCTCGTTGCGCTTCTGATTGCACTTATTATATAGTTCTATTAAAAACTCTTTATTGCTTTCGAAAAACTTCTCTGCTACTTGACGCCACTGCTGATCTTCTTTTTCTTTGAAACACTCTACGATTGTTGATTGTAGTTCCTGTAGCTTCTCTTCGTTACTATGAGTTTCACTTTGTGCATCCTGCTGCTTATCAATATGATTAGTGCCAACTGCACACCTAGCTCCCATACATGTTACGAGACACAATAAGGTGGCTTTATAGAAATATTGTATGCGACTTTTCATTTTTTATTTTTGACTATTATGTTTCAACAATAGTTAAAAATTTTATAAAAGGCAATTGCTAGTAAGTGCACGTTCAATGGCGTTAACTTAAGGAATTTGTCTTATTTTTACCTGATTATAAGTATCTATTCACGCTTGTGTCTGTGCCCCTTATCTCCTTCGATAAAAAGTCTGGCCCGATAGTAAATAGCTGAATCGATATCTTTTTCAGCGGGAAAATCGTGAACTCAGCCCGCAAGCGGGCTTCAAACAGACGATTTTCTAATCCGCTGAAAAAGATATCGCTCAACTGTTAGCGTTTTACTAGAGCGCCATTTTTTATCGAAGGAGACGCGGGGCTGGTAATGATAAGAAAAGCTATTGTGGCCGCCGATAAAGGAATGCGGCGCTTCAGTAAAGCGGAAGTCTTTAAACAATCTATTGTTCAGCGGATTAGAAAAACAGCCTGTTTGCAGCCCACGAAGTGGGCAAGTTCTGTTTTTCCCGCTGAACAATAGATTGTTTCATTGCCTTTACTGCGCGCCAAATCTTTTATCGGTGGCCATAAGTGCTGCGTATACCAATACTCCATGTAAAAAATGCTGTTCTATTTAATAGTCAATAATATTTATCTCTTAAGCCCGCGCCATTGAGTGCACGTTCAATACCTTTACTGCGCGCCCAATCTCTTATCGCCAGTCATACACGGGGAGGTATATGGACTACCCATATTTCAAAATAGCAGGTTAAGCTGAAATAAATTCATTATTTTGCACCATTTATTTCAAGATACCGCTCTATACTGAATAAGTTATTTAGCCAAATTACCCAAGCAACAAAGATCATGCGCACAATAGGTATATATCAGTCATTGGGCGGCCTAGATTATTTTATGCCCCATCCATTGCCACCTAAAGATCCGCCCCTAACATTTGATGCAGCTATCATGGTGTTATATGGGGAGGCTAGTTTTGCCTTAGGGCAACTCAATGAAATGAGTCAGCGTTTGCCCGATATCAATCGATTTATAAAAGCTTATGTCATCAAGGAGGCACTCTTGTCTTCTGCTATTGAGGGGATTCATACTACATTTATAGATGTCTTAACCCATTCTTTAAATCCATCACAGCCAGACAAGAATGTTCAACTTGTGCTGAACTATACCAAAGCTTTGGATAAGGCATTAACGATGTTAACCAAGGAAGGGTTCCCGTTGGCTACTCGGGTTATTTTGGCTGCACATAGGCTGCTGCTCTCCAACGGAGAGGGAGATAAAGCTGCTCCAGGTTGCTACCGTAAGCAAGCAGTACAGGTTGGCAGTCTGATTCCACCAATTGCCTCAGAAGTGCCCAATCTTATGGCTGCGTTAGAAGCGTATATCCATGAAGTCGATGGCATACCAGCGCTTATTAAAGCAGGGTTGGTTCATGTACAATTTGAAATGATTCACCCCTTTTTAGATGGAAATGGACGAATAGGAAGATTATTGATTGTATTGATGTTAATGGATCAAGATCTCCTACATTTACCTATTCTCTATCCTTCCTATTATTTTAAAAAATACCATTTGGACTACTACCAAAAGTTAGATCGAGTGCGAACAGCTGGTGATTTTGAAGGTTGGATGGTCTTTTATTTAAAAGCTATAAGAGATAGTGCCAGAGATGGCTATACAAGAGCCAAGGCAATAGAGCAATTGGAAATCAGCTTACAAAAGACTATTCAACAAGATGCAAGATTTGTAAAAATCAGAGAAACAGCAGCTACTGTTTTAAACTTTTTGTTTATACAACCTATTACTACGATTGTTGAAATGAGCCAAGCTACAGATAAAGCATACAACACAATCAGTAATATATTTAAGCCATTTGTCGCATTGGGTATTCTAGTGGAAGAAACCGTGTATAAAAGGAATAAAATCTATCGCTTTCAACCCTATCTTACACTTTTGGAAAAAGAATATGTCTAGTTTATGATTTAAGTGAGCATAGACCAGCTTCGATACCAGCATGGCTATTATGAAATGGGTTTTGAAAAAGGTCTAATGTTGTATCTATGATGCAATACCACTATATTCCATCTAGTTGGTTGAAAGTGACATAATCACACTAATTGTAATCGGGTCATGAGCTTTATAAAAGAATTTAAAAAATTTGCTATGAGGGGCAATGTAGTAGATTTATCTGTAGGGGTTATTATGGGTGGTGCATTTGGTAAGATTGTTACTTCTATAGTAGAAGATTTGGTTATGCCTATGATCAATCCATTATTGATAACCGAGCGGAATTGGCAATCCATACAAATTGGTCCTGGTATTAAAATTGGCCATTTTGTTGCAGCTGTGCTCAACTTTTTAGTAATTAGCTTGATCATATTTGCCATGATACGGCTCATACATAGACTGAAAAAATCAGAGGCAAAAGCTGAAGTTCCTACCGTTACTGAAAAGCTTTTGATAGAGATAAGGGATGCACTAAAAAAATAGTAGGAGATAACATTCATGCACTTTTTAAACTTAGATAGCCTCAATCCCAAAGATTTTATTATTATAAGGGGTGCTAAAATGCACAACCTTAAAAACATCAATGTAGCCATTCCACGCAATCAGCTGGTAGTAGTGACTGGGTTATCTGGTTCTGGAAAGTCTTCTTTGATTTTAGATACCCTTTTTGTAGAAGCCCAGCGTATGTATATAGAGAGTGTCAGCGCCTATGCGCGGCAGTTTCTAGGTAAAATGGAAAAGCCCGCGGTCGATTCTATTCAAGGCCTTTCTCCAGCTATTGCCATTCAGCAAAATGTTGCCAACAAAAATCCCCGCTCTACGGTAGGTACGCTCACAGAGCTTTGTGACTATCTCCATCTGCTCTATGCCCGCATCGGTACCACCTATTCTCCGATCAGTGGGCAACAAGTAACAAAACATAGCGTTTCTGATGTAGTGGATTACATTCAACAACAGGCGGATGGCACTAAGACATTGATCCTTTATCCCATAACAGTAGCCGATCAAGAGGCTTTAAGACAGAAGTTAAAAGTTGAGCAGGGCAAAGGGTTTACCAGAGTCATGCAGGGCGGCGTTCTCTTTTATATCGAGGAGCTATTAGCCGGCAAAGCAGTGTTGTCCTTAGACCAGCCTATTTATGGATTGGTAGACCGCATTATAGTAAAAAAAGAAGACCGGGACAACCAATATAGAATAGCCGATTCTGTTCAAGTAGCCTTTTTTGAAGGGATGGGCCATGCTGTTGTAGAGCTGGTTGGGTTAGGCCAGCAGTCTTTTTCAGATCGATTTGAGCTAGATGGCATGCAGTTTGCCTTGCCTACCGTTTCTTTTTTTAGTTTTAATACCCCCCATGGTGCTTGTAAAGCCTGTTCAGGGTTAGGCAAGCTGATTGGCATAGATCCCCATAAAGTAGTACCCAATCCAGCACTTTCTATAATAGAAGGCGCTATAGCCCCTTGGAATGGACCTACTATGTCTAGGTGGTTGGCCCCTCTTTTGGCTGCACATAAAACCTTTCATTTCCCCATTGATGTCCCCTATAGTAGCTTGACTCCCGACCAGCAAAAACTTTTATGGCAGGGCAGTGGCGATTTTATAGGCATTGATCGATTTTTTGATTTTTGCGCCAGTCAAACTGATAAAATACAATATCGGGTTTTGCTATCCCGTTACCGGGGTAAAACCCCATGTCCTGCTTGTCGGGGCAGCCGTGTGCGTTCAGATGCCCATTATATTAAAATAGACCACCATTCTATCATTGACCTATTGTTGATGCCCATTCAGGATCTCATTCCTTTTTTTGATCAATTATCCCTTACAGCCCGGCAGGCAGCTATTGCCCAAAGAATTCTAGTAGAAATTAAAAACAGGCTTCGTTACCTGGTCCAGGTAGGATTGGGCTATTTAACCCTTAGTAGGCCTGTTACCACCTTATCTGGCGGTGAGCATCAACGGATTAAATTGGCCACTGCCTTAGGGAGCCCCCTTTTTGGCACCATTTATATTTTGGATGAACCTACCATTGGGCTCCATCCCCGTGATACCGATCGATTGGTGCAGCTCCTCTTAGATTTAAAAAACCAGGGCAATACCGTTATTGTTGTAGAGCATGAAGAATTGGTCATGCGTGCTGCTGATTTACTTATTGAGATAGGGCCCCAAGCAGGTGCTGGTGGTGGTAGATTGGTCTTTCAGGGAACCTTTCCATCATTGTTGCGAACTACTACCCATACAGCACAATATCTTAATGGCACCGCTTCCGTTGCATGGCCCAACCGCAGACGTTCTTGGCGCCATAGTTTGCGTATTAAAGAAGCTAGCCTCCACAACCTCCAGCAAGTTTCCGTTACCATTCCGCTCAATGTATTAACTGTTGTCACAGGAGTCAGCGGATCCGGCAAGTCCACTTTAATCAAAGAAGTCTTTTATCCCGCCTTGGTGCAACAGTTGACCAAGCCCTCAGCCGTTTTAGGGTTACCCGTTGCTGCCGCTACGCTGCTCGAGGGTGACCTCAGTTGTATTTGCGCCGTAGAGCTGGTCCATCAAAACCCGTTAGGAAAATCTTCCCGTTCCAATCCAGCCACCTATTTAGCCATTTATGATCCTATTCGAGAGCTTTTTGCCCAAACCGATCTAGCCCGTTCCCGCCATTACCAGACCGGTCACTTTTCTTTTAACTCAGAAAAAGGCCAATGTCCCATTTGTCGCGGTGAGGGTCAGTGCAAGATAGAAATGCAGTTTATGGCAGATATTTATCTGCCCTGTGAAGGCTGCAAGGGAAGCCGCTTTAAGGCAGAGATAGCCGATGTCACCTATTCTGGCAAGAACATAGCCCAAGTACTCAGCATGACTGTAGACGAGGCGTTGGTATTTTTTCGCGGCCATCCTGTTATTTTACATAAGTTAAAGGTATTGCAACAAGTAGGATTGGGCTATATACAATTGGGTCAATCTTCCAGTTCATTAAGTGGCGGAGAGGGGCAGCGGCTTAAGTTGGCCTATTATTTAGAAAAAGAGCTGGCAGATCAATCCATATTGTTTATATTTGATGAGCCCACTACTGGGCTCCATATGCATGACGTAGCGCAGTTGTTAAAGGCGATGCATGCTTTAATCCATCAAGGCCATACCGTAGTCGTTATTGAACACAATACCGATGTAATGAAAAGTGCAGATTGGCTTATTGATATGGGCCCTGATGGGGGCAAGCAAGGCGGTAAAGTCGTATTTACCGGCACGCCAGAGGCATTGATCCAAGAAGATGGGAACCATACCGCCCATTATTTAAAACAAAAAATGTAATAAATAGTTGCATGTTATTTTTTTTTATGTTATTATTGTAGCAAATTTAAAGGCTTCCTACAAAGCTACCAATAGGTGTGTAGGTAACTGCAGCTAAGGTGGTATATTTGGATGGTGTTTGGTTATATGTTATTTTTGTGTAAAAGCCCATTGTAGCAGTGTATCGTTAAGTGTTTTAACGGTTAAAAATAGTTAACTTAATAAGTAGTTTCTTAATCAATAAATTGAGTAAAAATGGTTTATAAAAAAATTGGAGATAAAATTCCTTCTTTATCCAGCCTGCTCTTGGCTGGAGCATTGTTTACTGCTGGTAAATGTAAGAGTGGTGACCCTGACTCTGGGGTTAAGGACGATCCGAGTATGTTAGAAGGTGATACTTCTAAGCCTGCAGGCAAACAAGAGGAAGCTGATAATACTGGTCAAAAGCTTAGTTCGCATCTTGCAGAGGCAGTTCAAGCGTTTAAAAGGGCCCTTATCAATTGTTCAGGTTTAAGTCACTTAGCAGGTGAGAAAAAACCATTGTCTTATGATCTAGTTGACTTTAAAGGCAAGGATAATAAGGAGATGGCTGAAAAAGCTAAGGGTCTATTGATTAGTCTCCATGATGAGAATGTTGCCGCATTGGCTTATCCTAAGGGCTTGAAGAGTGCTTTTGCTGCTCTACAGGAGCTTGTTAAGAAGAAGGCCTATGCTAAATATCCTTATGCATATGCTCTGTCTATCCGAGAAATTCCTGTACACTGGGGGGGGCTACATGGTATTTATTCGGATATGG from Cardinium endosymbiont of Philonthus spinipes includes the following:
- a CDS encoding Fic family protein, which translates into the protein MRTIGIYQSLGGLDYFMPHPLPPKDPPLTFDAAIMVLYGEASFALGQLNEMSQRLPDINRFIKAYVIKEALLSSAIEGIHTTFIDVLTHSLNPSQPDKNVQLVLNYTKALDKALTMLTKEGFPLATRVILAAHRLLLSNGEGDKAAPGCYRKQAVQVGSLIPPIASEVPNLMAALEAYIHEVDGIPALIKAGLVHVQFEMIHPFLDGNGRIGRLLIVLMLMDQDLLHLPILYPSYYFKKYHLDYYQKLDRVRTAGDFEGWMVFYLKAIRDSARDGYTRAKAIEQLEISLQKTIQQDARFVKIRETAATVLNFLFIQPITTIVEMSQATDKAYNTISNIFKPFVALGILVEETVYKRNKIYRFQPYLTLLEKEYV
- the mscL gene encoding large conductance mechanosensitive channel protein MscL; this encodes MSFIKEFKKFAMRGNVVDLSVGVIMGGAFGKIVTSIVEDLVMPMINPLLITERNWQSIQIGPGIKIGHFVAAVLNFLVISLIIFAMIRLIHRLKKSEAKAEVPTVTEKLLIEIRDALKK
- the uvrA gene encoding excinuclease ABC subunit UvrA: MHNLKNINVAIPRNQLVVVTGLSGSGKSSLILDTLFVEAQRMYIESVSAYARQFLGKMEKPAVDSIQGLSPAIAIQQNVANKNPRSTVGTLTELCDYLHLLYARIGTTYSPISGQQVTKHSVSDVVDYIQQQADGTKTLILYPITVADQEALRQKLKVEQGKGFTRVMQGGVLFYIEELLAGKAVLSLDQPIYGLVDRIIVKKEDRDNQYRIADSVQVAFFEGMGHAVVELVGLGQQSFSDRFELDGMQFALPTVSFFSFNTPHGACKACSGLGKLIGIDPHKVVPNPALSIIEGAIAPWNGPTMSRWLAPLLAAHKTFHFPIDVPYSSLTPDQQKLLWQGSGDFIGIDRFFDFCASQTDKIQYRVLLSRYRGKTPCPACRGSRVRSDAHYIKIDHHSIIDLLLMPIQDLIPFFDQLSLTARQAAIAQRILVEIKNRLRYLVQVGLGYLTLSRPVTTLSGGEHQRIKLATALGSPLFGTIYILDEPTIGLHPRDTDRLVQLLLDLKNQGNTVIVVEHEELVMRAADLLIEIGPQAGAGGGRLVFQGTFPSLLRTTTHTAQYLNGTASVAWPNRRRSWRHSLRIKEASLHNLQQVSVTIPLNVLTVVTGVSGSGKSTLIKEVFYPALVQQLTKPSAVLGLPVAAATLLEGDLSCICAVELVHQNPLGKSSRSNPATYLAIYDPIRELFAQTDLARSRHYQTGHFSFNSEKGQCPICRGEGQCKIEMQFMADIYLPCEGCKGSRFKAEIADVTYSGKNIAQVLSMTVDEALVFFRGHPVILHKLKVLQQVGLGYIQLGQSSSSLSGGEGQRLKLAYYLEKELADQSILFIFDEPTTGLHMHDVAQLLKAMHALIHQGHTVVVIEHNTDVMKSADWLIDMGPDGGKQGGKVVFTGTPEALIQEDGNHTAHYLKQKM